From the genome of Ignavibacteriales bacterium, one region includes:
- a CDS encoding PAS domain-containing protein has translation MNHYIHNDVVITEKELLSEIVNLREKISDLESDRRNQRKIVNQYKSIFPKITNPMFLTDVSGKIIDANSEFIHFLGYSLFDLRRMSIKSIIPMELHENETKILLEELQRNIRINSRCSVYFKINGEKVEVDLEVIATFDDYNNFDGITRIIKNIL, from the coding sequence ATGAATCATTACATACATAACGATGTTGTAATTACGGAAAAAGAATTGTTAAGTGAGATTGTTAATTTAAGAGAAAAAATTTCTGACCTGGAGTCTGATAGGAGAAACCAGAGAAAGATTGTTAATCAGTACAAAAGTATTTTCCCAAAAATTACTAACCCAATGTTTCTTACAGATGTTTCTGGAAAGATTATCGACGCCAATTCTGAGTTTATTCATTTTTTAGGGTACTCACTTTTTGATTTAAGAAGAATGAGCATAAAATCTATTATTCCAATGGAACTTCATGAAAATGAAACAAAAATTTTATTAGAAGAACTTCAAAGAAATATACGAATAAACTCCCGTTGTAGCGTATACTTTAAAATAAATGGTGAGAAGGTTGAAGTAGATCTGGAAGTGATTGCAACTTTTGATGATTACAATAATTTCGATGGCATTACAAGAATTATAAAAAATATTTTATAA
- a CDS encoding PAS domain S-box protein: MHNANYEKYRSLYENHPLIHITINYEYQITSVNENGARELGYTVGELIGSYISDLFTPQDSKKLEKQIQSALLNPKKQSSHEMKMVRKNGQEFWVRETIYTSNEQNKAKEIFFVFDNITFQKDAEVKAKNLAQSLQNMLDASPLGVLVYRLDENNNLILITTNQSAVNILQIDIYALISKKIQEIFPGLVKDSLIEKFISVVNTGQSLLNQNLFYEDAHFKGVYEFSVMKLSEKTIAIFFTDVTEKLKALNSLKQNELKFKTLFESANDAIFLMKEDVFIDCNDKTKEMFKAAKDEIIGKNPYLFSPEFQPDGHSSKSKAQEKLTNALSGTPQFFEWKHKRLDGSQFDAEVSLKRIELQSEIYLQAIVRDISQRKISERIISEQRREISTLMSNLPGMAYRCANNINWTMEFVSDGCYELTGYRKDELIKDKVVSYANLINKDDQLLVYEAVQNAINNHEQFTMLYRITTWQGLEKWVWEKGCAIYNDKGEVICLEGFITDITERKLADEKIIILAHALKSVSECVCITNMRDKIIFINKSFSRVYGYSLAELVGKPITFVRSEKSDPAVVKKIYPETLAGGWTGELINKRKNGEEFPIHLSTSLITDDSGKPVALAGVSLDITELKKNESELIVAKEKAEQASRLKSNFFTSISHELRTPLVGILGFAEILRDEIKKPQFSDMAEMILSSGKRLMETLNSVLDLSKIEANKLELKYSEVDLNIFVDENLKLFKSIGAKKGLSVLAKKSKKDVYAYVDEQLLFQILNNLISNAIKYTHNGTITIEVKIINKDKKDFASITVMDTGIGIKKENLKNIFEEFRQVSEGLSRQFDGTGLGLTITKRFIELMSGKIIVNSQLGKGSTFEVLFPLHQFKLKNELNGSVEQLDSNPEKDFSHSDLPNILIVDNDEASRDIIRLFLKNICNIDSAESGEKAIKLVKTKSYKLIFMDINLGKGLSGIETTQRIKKFSKYKSTPIVALTAFALTGEKEEFLSIGCTHYLSKPFMKKDLLELVKSILF, encoded by the coding sequence ATGCATAATGCTAATTATGAGAAATATCGTTCTCTTTATGAAAATCATCCATTAATTCATATCACTATTAATTATGAATACCAAATCACATCTGTAAATGAAAATGGCGCACGTGAATTAGGTTACACTGTTGGTGAATTAATAGGATCATACATTTCTGATTTATTTACCCCGCAAGATTCAAAAAAGCTTGAAAAACAAATTCAGTCTGCTCTGTTAAATCCTAAAAAACAATCTTCCCACGAGATGAAAATGGTTCGTAAAAATGGGCAGGAGTTTTGGGTGAGAGAAACTATTTACACGTCAAACGAACAAAATAAGGCAAAGGAAATATTTTTTGTATTTGATAATATCACTTTTCAAAAAGATGCAGAGGTTAAAGCCAAAAACCTAGCTCAAAGTTTGCAGAATATGTTGGATGCCTCGCCGTTGGGAGTTCTTGTTTACAGACTGGATGAGAATAATAATTTGATTCTAATTACTACTAACCAATCCGCTGTTAACATTCTTCAAATAGATATTTATGCTTTAATATCAAAAAAAATTCAAGAAATCTTTCCAGGACTTGTAAAAGATAGCTTAATAGAGAAATTTATTTCAGTTGTTAATACTGGGCAGTCGCTACTTAATCAAAATTTATTTTATGAAGATGCTCACTTTAAAGGTGTTTATGAATTTTCTGTAATGAAATTATCAGAAAAAACTATTGCAATTTTTTTTACAGATGTAACTGAAAAACTAAAAGCTCTTAATTCCCTAAAACAAAATGAATTAAAATTTAAAACACTTTTTGAATCTGCTAATGATGCAATCTTTTTAATGAAAGAAGATGTATTTATTGATTGTAATGATAAAACCAAAGAAATGTTTAAAGCTGCAAAAGATGAAATCATTGGTAAAAACCCCTATCTATTTTCACCCGAATTTCAGCCCGATGGACATTCATCTAAAAGTAAGGCACAAGAGAAACTGACCAACGCACTGAGTGGAACTCCACAGTTTTTTGAATGGAAACATAAAAGATTGGATGGAAGCCAGTTTGATGCAGAAGTAAGTTTAAAACGAATTGAATTACAAAGTGAAATTTATCTACAAGCAATTGTCCGAGATATTTCACAGAGAAAAATTTCTGAACGAATAATTTCTGAGCAGAGAAGAGAAATCTCTACACTTATGAGTAATTTGCCGGGAATGGCTTATAGGTGTGCTAACAATATTAATTGGACAATGGAATTCGTAAGTGATGGCTGTTACGAATTAACCGGATATAGAAAAGACGAACTTATAAAAGATAAAGTAGTTAGTTATGCTAACTTAATCAATAAAGATGACCAATTGCTTGTGTATGAAGCTGTTCAAAATGCCATTAATAATCACGAACAGTTTACGATGTTATACCGTATAACCACCTGGCAAGGACTTGAAAAATGGGTTTGGGAGAAGGGTTGTGCCATTTATAATGATAAGGGAGAGGTTATTTGCCTTGAAGGATTTATAACTGATATAACAGAAAGAAAATTAGCGGATGAAAAAATAATTATTCTTGCTCATGCATTAAAAAGTGTATCAGAATGTGTTTGTATTACTAATATGCGTGATAAAATTATTTTTATTAATAAATCTTTTAGTCGTGTTTATGGTTATTCGTTAGCAGAACTTGTTGGTAAACCAATTACATTTGTCCGTTCAGAAAAGAGTGATCCTGCAGTAGTAAAAAAGATATATCCCGAAACATTAGCCGGCGGATGGACGGGTGAGCTTATCAACAAAAGAAAAAATGGAGAGGAATTTCCAATACATCTTTCCACTTCATTAATTACGGATGATTCAGGAAAACCAGTTGCACTTGCAGGTGTTAGCCTTGATATTACAGAATTAAAAAAGAATGAATCAGAGTTAATTGTAGCTAAAGAAAAAGCAGAACAGGCTTCCCGATTAAAAAGTAATTTCTTTACCAGTATTAGTCATGAACTTAGAACGCCATTGGTAGGCATTTTAGGATTTGCCGAAATTTTACGAGATGAAATTAAAAAACCGCAATTTTCAGATATGGCAGAAATGATTTTATCAAGCGGTAAAAGATTGATGGAAACTCTCAACTCTGTACTTGATCTTTCGAAAATTGAGGCAAATAAACTTGAATTGAAATACTCAGAAGTAGATCTAAATATTTTTGTGGATGAAAACCTTAAACTGTTTAAGTCAATCGGGGCTAAAAAAGGCTTATCAGTTCTTGCAAAAAAATCAAAAAAAGATGTTTATGCTTATGTAGATGAACAATTGTTATTCCAGATTCTTAATAATCTAATTAGTAACGCTATTAAATATACACATAATGGTACCATAACGATTGAAGTGAAAATTATTAATAAAGATAAAAAAGATTTTGCATCTATAACTGTTATGGATACCGGAATTGGTATCAAAAAAGAAAATTTAAAAAATATATTTGAAGAATTTAGACAAGTTAGCGAAGGGCTAAGCAGACAATTTGATGGCACCGGACTTGGGCTAACCATCACAAAAAGATTTATTGAATTAATGTCTGGCAAAATAATAGTAAATAGTCAATTAGGAAAAGGATCAACATTTGAAGTGTTGTTCCCATTGCATCAGTTTAAATTAAAAAATGAGTTGAATGGTTCGGTTGAACAATTAGATTCTAATCCCGAAAAAGATTTTTCACACAGTGATTTACCAAATATTTTAATAGTTGATAATGATGAAGCTAGCCGAGATATAATAAGATTATTCCTTAAAAATATTTGCAATATTGATTCCGCTGAATCCGGAGAAAAGGCCATTAAACTGGTTAAGACAAAATCTTACAAACTTATTTTTATGGATATTAATCTGGGTAAAGGTCTATCGGGAATCGAAACCACACAAAGAATAAAAAAGTTCAGTAAATACAAAAGCACTCCAATCGTTGCCTTAACTGCATTTGCTTTGACAGGCGAAAAGGAAGAATTTTTAAGTATAGGCTGCACACATTACCTTTCAAAACCTTTTATGAAAAAGGACCTGCTGGAGTTAGTTAAATCTATTCTCTTTTAG
- a CDS encoding NAD-dependent succinate-semialdehyde dehydrogenase produces the protein MLKSINPANGKEIKSYNEMSSEELSQIISSADNAFTSWKETLFTHRSELMKNVAKVLREYSEEYSVLMTMEMGKPITQSRAEVEKCAWVCDYYAESAEQFLDDEIIKTEATKSFVSFQPLGVILAVMPWNFPFWQVFRFAAPNLMAGNAGLLKHASNVSGCALAIEDVFRKAGFPENLFRTLLVTSKNVNEVISNKKVKAVTLTGSVPAGKSVASLSGSLIKKTVLELGGSDPYIILEDADLEKAALSCVTSRLINAGQSCIAAKRFIIVESIYDEFEKLYLDLMSKKKMGDPFDEKNDLGPQASIQLRDELHAQVLRSIEQGAELVLGGTIPDMEGAYYSPTILKNVKPGMVAFEEELFGPVAALIKAKDEDNAIKLANKSIFGLGAAIFTKSSNRGELIAKEKLNAGCCFVNDFVKSDPRLPFGGIKESGYGRELSPFGIKEFVNIKTVYVK, from the coding sequence ATGCTAAAATCAATCAATCCGGCAAACGGTAAAGAGATTAAATCCTACAATGAAATGTCCAGTGAGGAATTATCGCAAATCATTTCGTCGGCTGATAATGCATTTACAAGTTGGAAAGAAACTTTATTTACCCATCGTTCAGAATTAATGAAGAATGTTGCAAAAGTTCTAAGGGAATACTCTGAAGAATATTCTGTGTTGATGACAATGGAAATGGGAAAGCCCATTACACAATCAAGAGCAGAAGTTGAAAAGTGCGCATGGGTTTGTGATTATTATGCCGAGAGTGCAGAACAATTTTTAGATGATGAAATAATCAAAACGGAAGCCACAAAAAGTTTTGTCTCTTTTCAACCACTTGGCGTGATACTAGCAGTTATGCCATGGAATTTTCCATTCTGGCAGGTATTTCGTTTTGCTGCCCCAAATTTAATGGCTGGCAATGCAGGATTATTAAAACATGCTTCAAATGTTTCCGGTTGCGCATTAGCAATAGAAGATGTTTTTAGAAAAGCAGGATTTCCTGAAAATCTTTTTCGAACTTTATTGGTAACTTCAAAAAATGTAAATGAAGTAATCTCAAATAAAAAAGTTAAGGCCGTAACACTAACAGGAAGTGTTCCTGCAGGAAAATCAGTTGCTTCACTATCGGGAAGTTTAATCAAAAAAACTGTTTTGGAATTAGGTGGAAGTGATCCATACATTATTCTTGAAGATGCTGATTTAGAGAAAGCTGCATTGTCTTGTGTAACGTCTCGTTTGATAAATGCTGGGCAAAGTTGTATTGCAGCTAAAAGATTTATTATTGTAGAAAGTATTTACGATGAATTTGAAAAGTTATATTTGGATTTGATGTCAAAGAAAAAAATGGGCGATCCTTTTGATGAGAAAAATGATTTAGGACCACAAGCAAGCATTCAGCTTAGAGATGAATTGCATGCTCAAGTTTTAAGAAGTATTGAGCAAGGTGCTGAGTTGGTTCTTGGCGGAACAATTCCTGATATGGAAGGGGCTTACTATTCACCAACAATATTAAAAAATGTCAAGCCGGGTATGGTTGCTTTTGAGGAAGAATTATTTGGCCCTGTAGCAGCATTAATAAAAGCAAAAGATGAAGATAACGCAATCAAGCTTGCTAATAAAAGCATTTTTGGTTTAGGCGCTGCAATTTTTACAAAAAGTTCCAACAGGGGAGAGCTAATTGCCAAAGAAAAGTTAAACGCGGGTTGCTGTTTTGTAAATGATTTTGTTAAATCTGATCCAAGATTACCATTTGGCGGAATAAAAGAATCAGGTTACGGAAGGGAACTTTCTCCATTCGGAATAAAGGAATTCGTAAACATCAAAACAGTGTATGTAAAATAA